A single region of the Nocardioides aquaticus genome encodes:
- a CDS encoding DUF3052 domain-containing protein, giving the protein MSSTAGGGSTQTGPTTGPAERLGLKSGMVVQELGWDDDVDEELRASIEDTLDADMVDGEYGNVVDTVLLWWRDDDGDLVDGLVDSLTDLVGGGVIWLLTPKVGRPRSVDAADIAEAAPIAGLAQTTSATVSRDWAATRLVAPKPPA; this is encoded by the coding sequence GTGAGCTCGACCGCGGGTGGCGGGTCCACCCAGACAGGCCCCACCACCGGACCCGCCGAGAGGCTGGGACTGAAGTCCGGGATGGTGGTCCAGGAGCTGGGCTGGGACGACGACGTCGATGAGGAGCTGCGCGCCTCGATCGAGGACACGCTCGACGCCGACATGGTCGACGGCGAGTACGGCAACGTGGTCGACACGGTGCTGCTGTGGTGGCGCGACGACGACGGCGACCTCGTCGACGGGCTGGTCGACTCCCTGACCGACCTGGTCGGCGGCGGCGTGATCTGGCTGCTGACCCCCAAGGTCGGTCGACCCCGGTCGGTGGACGCCGCCGACATCGCCGAGGCGGCACCCATCGCCGGCCTCGCGCAGACCACGTCGGCCACCGTGAGCCGCGACTGGGCCGCGACCCGCCTGGTCGCTCCCAAGCCCCCGGCCTGA
- a CDS encoding peroxiredoxin, with the protein MSEQGLRIGGPAPDFTLRDQFGQDVTLSSYRGHKAVAILFYPYAFSGVCTGELTAVRDRLAEFVTFDSEVLAISCDPLYALRAFADTDGLNFPLLSDFWPHGEVSRAYDVLDETRGAPRRSSYVIDRQGTVRWSVHNAMPEGRDLDEHLRQLHALD; encoded by the coding sequence GTGAGCGAGCAGGGCCTGCGCATCGGTGGACCGGCCCCCGACTTCACCCTGCGCGACCAGTTCGGGCAGGACGTCACCCTGTCGTCGTACCGGGGTCACAAGGCGGTGGCGATCCTGTTCTACCCGTACGCGTTCTCGGGCGTCTGCACCGGTGAGCTGACCGCGGTGCGCGACCGGCTGGCCGAGTTCGTGACCTTCGACTCCGAGGTGCTCGCGATCTCCTGCGACCCGCTCTACGCCCTGCGGGCCTTCGCCGACACCGACGGGCTCAACTTCCCGCTCCTGTCGGACTTCTGGCCGCACGGCGAGGTGTCGCGGGCCTACGACGTCCTCGACGAGACCCGGGGGGCGCCGCGGCGCTCCTCCTACGTGATCGACCGGCAGGGCACGGTGCGCTGGTCGGTGCACAACGCGATGCCCGAGGGTCGCGACCTCGACGAGCACCTGCGCCAGCTGCACGCCCTGGACTAG
- the aceE gene encoding pyruvate dehydrogenase (acetyl-transferring), homodimeric type, translating into MTEQKTTPDTDAAPEAATRPERVSVIHEGLPTQLPDIDPEETQDWIDSFDSMLGERGRDRARYVMLRLLERARETQVGVPALRSTDYINSIPPEREPWFPGDEEAERRIRAYIRWNAAVMVSSANRKGLEVGGHIATYQSSASLYEVGFNHFFQGKDAPGGGDQVYIQGHGSPGVYARAFLEGRLDEQQLYRFRQEVQHGTGQGLPSYPHPRLMPEFWEFPTVSMGLTGINSIYQARFNRYLHNRGIKDTDQQHVWAFLGDGEMAEPESLGAIGVAAREELDNLTWVINCNLQQLDGPVRGNGKIIQELESTFRGAGWNVIKVVWGREWDQLLARDVDGVLVNRMNSTPDGAFQTYSVETGDYVRENFFGADPRLRKMVEHMSDGQIQKLPRGGHDYRKVYAAFDAAKKHAGQPTVILAKTIKGWTIDGLEGKNASHQMKKLTPDDLKKFRDRLYLPISDRDLERSYDETGAAPFFHPGKDSDEIQYMLERRKALGGSVPRRVNRATMLDLPGDKMYAELKQGSGKNKVATTMASVRLLKDWMKDPAIGQRIVPIAPDEYRTFGMDSMFPSAKVYNPGGMRYESVDRKLLLSYKESKQGQMLHEGISEAGAMASATAAGSAYTTHGEHMIPFYIFYSMFGFQRTGDSIWAMADQMARGFLLGATAGRTTLTGEGLQHADGHSPLLAATNPAVVHYDPAFAYEVSHIMRSGLERMYGSTEEHPDGENVIFYMTVYNEPVSQPKEPEDLDHEGLLRGMHRITAAEGDGPTVRLLASGIAYPWIEKAARLLAEDWGVSAELWSVTSWNELAREAVATEEHNLLHPGDEARTPWVAAKLGDASMPTVAVTDFMAAVPLQIARWVPGDYRVLGTDGFGFADTRPAARRFFHVDAESVVVQTLQALADAGQVDRGQVEKAFAEYRIDDPTAVSDVKQEGGDA; encoded by the coding sequence GTGACCGAGCAGAAGACGACACCTGACACCGACGCGGCGCCGGAGGCGGCCACGCGCCCCGAGCGGGTCTCGGTGATCCACGAGGGCCTGCCCACCCAGCTCCCCGACATCGACCCGGAGGAGACCCAGGACTGGATCGACTCCTTCGACTCCATGCTGGGCGAGCGGGGTCGCGACCGCGCCCGCTACGTGATGCTGCGCCTCCTCGAGCGCGCGCGCGAGACGCAGGTCGGCGTGCCGGCGCTGCGCAGCACCGACTACATCAACTCGATCCCGCCGGAGCGCGAGCCGTGGTTCCCCGGCGACGAGGAGGCCGAGCGGCGCATCCGCGCCTACATCCGCTGGAACGCCGCGGTGATGGTCTCGAGCGCGAACCGCAAGGGCCTCGAGGTCGGCGGCCACATCGCCACCTACCAGTCCTCCGCCTCGCTCTACGAGGTCGGCTTCAACCACTTCTTCCAGGGCAAGGACGCCCCCGGTGGCGGCGACCAGGTCTACATCCAGGGCCACGGCTCCCCGGGGGTCTACGCACGCGCCTTCCTCGAGGGCCGCCTCGACGAGCAGCAGCTCTACCGCTTCCGCCAGGAGGTGCAGCACGGCACGGGCCAGGGCCTGCCGTCCTACCCGCACCCCCGGCTGATGCCGGAGTTCTGGGAGTTCCCCACGGTCTCGATGGGTCTGACCGGGATCAACTCGATCTACCAGGCCCGGTTCAACCGCTACCTGCACAACCGCGGCATCAAGGACACCGACCAGCAGCACGTCTGGGCGTTCCTCGGTGACGGCGAGATGGCCGAGCCCGAGTCGCTGGGCGCCATCGGCGTGGCCGCGCGCGAGGAGCTCGACAACCTCACCTGGGTCATCAACTGCAACCTGCAGCAGCTCGACGGTCCCGTCCGCGGCAACGGCAAGATCATCCAGGAGCTGGAGTCGACCTTCCGGGGCGCCGGCTGGAACGTCATCAAGGTCGTCTGGGGCCGCGAGTGGGACCAGCTGCTGGCCCGCGACGTCGACGGCGTGCTGGTCAACCGCATGAACAGCACCCCCGACGGCGCCTTCCAGACGTACTCGGTCGAGACCGGCGACTACGTGCGCGAGAACTTCTTCGGCGCCGACCCCCGCCTGCGCAAGATGGTCGAGCACATGAGCGACGGGCAGATCCAGAAGCTGCCCCGCGGCGGTCACGACTACCGCAAGGTCTACGCCGCCTTCGACGCGGCCAAGAAGCACGCCGGTCAGCCGACGGTGATCCTGGCCAAGACGATCAAGGGCTGGACCATCGACGGGCTGGAGGGCAAGAACGCCAGCCACCAGATGAAGAAGCTGACCCCGGACGACCTCAAGAAGTTCCGGGACCGGCTCTACCTGCCGATCTCCGACCGCGACCTCGAGCGGTCCTACGACGAGACCGGCGCGGCGCCGTTCTTCCACCCCGGCAAGGACTCGGACGAGATCCAGTACATGCTCGAGCGCCGCAAGGCCCTCGGTGGCTCCGTCCCGCGTCGGGTCAACCGCGCGACGATGCTCGACCTGCCCGGCGACAAGATGTACGCCGAGCTCAAGCAGGGCTCGGGCAAGAACAAGGTGGCCACCACGATGGCCTCGGTGCGGCTGCTCAAGGACTGGATGAAGGACCCCGCGATCGGCCAGCGGATCGTCCCGATCGCGCCCGACGAGTACCGCACGTTCGGGATGGACTCGATGTTCCCGAGCGCGAAGGTCTACAACCCCGGCGGCATGCGCTACGAGTCGGTGGACCGCAAGCTGCTGCTCTCGTACAAGGAGTCCAAGCAGGGCCAGATGCTGCACGAGGGCATCTCGGAGGCCGGCGCGATGGCCTCCGCGACGGCGGCCGGGTCGGCGTACACCACGCACGGCGAGCACATGATCCCGTTCTACATCTTCTACTCGATGTTCGGCTTCCAGCGGACCGGCGACTCGATCTGGGCGATGGCCGACCAGATGGCGCGCGGGTTCCTGCTCGGCGCCACCGCCGGCCGCACCACGCTGACCGGCGAGGGCCTGCAGCACGCCGACGGCCACTCGCCGCTGCTCGCGGCGACCAACCCGGCGGTCGTGCACTACGACCCGGCGTTCGCCTACGAGGTCTCGCACATCATGCGCAGCGGCCTCGAGCGGATGTACGGCAGCACCGAGGAGCACCCCGACGGCGAGAACGTCATCTTCTACATGACGGTCTACAACGAGCCGGTCTCGCAGCCCAAGGAGCCCGAGGACCTCGACCACGAGGGCCTGCTCCGCGGCATGCACCGGATCACCGCCGCCGAGGGCGACGGCCCGACCGTGCGCCTGCTGGCCTCCGGGATCGCCTACCCGTGGATCGAGAAGGCCGCGCGCCTGCTCGCCGAGGACTGGGGCGTCAGCGCCGAGCTGTGGTCGGTCACCTCCTGGAACGAGCTGGCCCGCGAGGCCGTCGCCACCGAGGAGCACAACCTGCTGCACCCCGGCGACGAGGCCCGTACGCCGTGGGTCGCGGCCAAGCTGGGCGACGCCTCCATGCCGACGGTCGCGGTGACCGACTTCATGGCCGCGGTGCCGTTGCAGATCGCGCGCTGGGTCCCCGGCGACTACCGGGTGCTCGGCACCGACGGGTTCGGCTTCGCCGACACCCGCCCGGCCGCCCGGCGGTTCTTCCACGTCGACGCCGAGTCCGTCGTCGTGCAGACGCTGCAGGCGCTCGCCGACGCCGGCCAGGTCGACCGCGGCCAGGTCGAGAAGGCGTTCGCCGAGTACCGCATCGACGACCCCACCGCGGTGTCCGACGTCAAGCAGGAGGGCGGCGACGCCTGA
- a CDS encoding DUF4331 domain-containing protein gives MSSHREAPEISKDPVADGTDVYAFRNPNRPDNVVLIANFLPLQQPNGGPNFYEFGDDVLYKIKVSNRNDHEAAITYEFKFTTEVKGESFLYNTGPIESVDSPNWNRPQFYTVTQVKDGRRRVIADRLPTPPVNVGTRSTGDYAALAQQATHVRRGRRFFAGQRADAFHVDLGSIFDLGALRPFNENHLLPLANMDGINSVQSYNVHSIALEVPISELTRDGSTPTRVNARKSVIGVWATASRRRGRTWNPSRGAYDGTGPWVQVSRLANPLFNEVIVPMGEKDRWNAVAPAQDAPFRKYVQKPELAGLLPVLYPDVFPNLAAYDKPRADLDAILMTGIPSGVVPGFQNYTGPNPADLLRLNVAIPPLQPGDEGYSNFGVVGGDLSGFPNGRRIDDEVVAIELRAVAGVTIPLVDPTYEPDGAAGALTDGTENTNADLLDDFPFLGLPGGGYQTVPGTTTAEPTNPGGGQGSAAQR, from the coding sequence ATGAGCAGCCACCGCGAAGCACCGGAGATCAGCAAGGACCCGGTGGCCGACGGCACCGACGTCTACGCCTTCCGCAACCCGAACCGCCCCGACAACGTGGTCCTGATCGCGAACTTCCTGCCGCTGCAGCAGCCCAACGGCGGCCCGAACTTCTACGAGTTCGGCGATGACGTCCTCTACAAGATCAAGGTCTCGAACCGCAACGACCACGAGGCGGCGATCACCTACGAGTTCAAGTTCACGACCGAGGTCAAGGGCGAGTCCTTCCTCTACAACACCGGCCCGATCGAGTCGGTCGACAGCCCGAACTGGAACCGCCCGCAGTTCTACACCGTGACCCAGGTCAAGGACGGTCGTCGGCGGGTCATCGCCGACCGCCTGCCCACCCCGCCCGTGAACGTGGGCACGCGGAGCACCGGCGACTACGCGGCGCTGGCCCAGCAGGCCACCCACGTCCGTCGTGGTCGTCGCTTCTTCGCCGGGCAGCGCGCGGACGCCTTCCACGTGGACCTCGGCAGCATCTTCGACCTCGGTGCCCTGCGCCCGTTCAACGAGAACCACCTGCTCCCGCTGGCGAACATGGACGGCATCAACTCGGTGCAGTCCTACAACGTGCACTCCATCGCCCTCGAGGTGCCGATCAGCGAGCTGACCCGCGACGGGTCGACGCCCACCCGCGTCAACGCCCGCAAGTCGGTCATCGGGGTCTGGGCGACGGCCAGCCGTCGCCGTGGCCGTACCTGGAACCCGAGCCGCGGCGCGTACGACGGGACCGGTCCCTGGGTCCAGGTCTCGCGCCTGGCCAACCCGCTGTTCAACGAGGTCATCGTGCCGATGGGGGAGAAGGACCGCTGGAACGCCGTGGCCCCCGCGCAGGACGCGCCGTTCCGGAAGTACGTCCAGAAGCCCGAGCTCGCCGGGCTGCTGCCCGTGCTCTACCCGGACGTCTTCCCCAACCTCGCGGCGTACGACAAGCCCCGGGCCGACCTCGACGCGATCCTGATGACCGGCATCCCCTCCGGCGTCGTCCCCGGCTTCCAGAACTACACGGGGCCGAACCCGGCCGACCTCCTGCGGCTGAACGTGGCGATCCCGCCGCTGCAGCCGGGGGACGAGGGCTACAGCAACTTCGGCGTGGTCGGGGGCGACCTGTCGGGCTTCCCCAACGGTCGTCGGATCGACGACGAGGTCGTGGCCATCGAGCTGCGGGCCGTCGCCGGGGTCACCATCCCGCTGGTGGACCCGACGTACGAGCCGGACGGCGCCGCCGGTGCGCTCACCGACGGCACGGAGAACACCAACGCCGACCTGCTGGACGACTTCCCGTTCCTCGGCCTGCCGGGTGGCGGCTACCAGACGGTGCCCGGCACGACGACCGCCGAGCCGACCAACCCCGGCGGCGGCCAGGGCTCGGCGGCACAGCGTTGA
- a CDS encoding twin-arginine translocation signal domain-containing protein encodes MSDTSRRKFLAATGVSAAAGGAALVGATPATASPSTKAARERVLALVEDPKGDVVTLLVGEDEVVVRDRDLVTRILNAAGGTR; translated from the coding sequence ATGAGCGACACCAGCAGAAGGAAGTTCCTCGCGGCCACCGGGGTCTCGGCCGCCGCCGGGGGCGCAGCCCTCGTGGGCGCCACCCCCGCCACCGCCTCCCCGAGCACGAAGGCGGCCCGCGAGCGCGTGCTCGCGCTCGTCGAGGACCCGAAGGGCGACGTCGTCACCCTGCTCGTAGGTGAGGACGAGGTCGTCGTCCGCGACCGCGACCTGGTCACCCGCATCCTCAACGCCGCAGGAGGCACCCGATGA
- a CDS encoding alpha/beta fold hydrolase, whose amino-acid sequence MPRTQHASRHEVQLVTVHGHRRAYVKVGSGPVLLLLHGLGCDHTTWEPVIDRLAERYTVLAPDLLGHGQSAKPRADYSLGGYANGMRDLLTVLGIDKVTVVGHSFGGGVAMQFSYQFPERTERLLLVSSGGLGPEVSPVIRAITTPGYHHAMGVLTMPGVRHVGKAGLHLLKATGSRHTRDLAEVAAIYETFKDPHARHAIRHVVRAVVDWRGQIVTMADRAYLTDAMPMAVIWGRDDQVIPVRHAANVAALAPKSRVEVLDEAGHFPHKDHPERFARSVDEFVRSTRPATYSRAKWRALLRGGLDAAPPPTLTSVETA is encoded by the coding sequence GTGCCCCGTACCCAGCACGCCTCGCGCCACGAGGTGCAGCTCGTGACCGTGCACGGTCACCGGCGCGCCTACGTGAAGGTGGGCTCGGGACCCGTCCTGCTGCTGCTGCACGGCCTCGGCTGCGACCACACGACCTGGGAGCCGGTGATCGACCGGCTGGCCGAGCGCTACACGGTGCTGGCCCCGGACCTGCTCGGTCACGGGCAGTCGGCCAAGCCCCGCGCGGACTACAGCCTCGGCGGCTACGCCAACGGCATGCGCGACCTGCTCACCGTCCTGGGCATCGACAAGGTCACCGTGGTCGGCCACAGCTTCGGTGGCGGCGTCGCGATGCAGTTCTCCTACCAGTTCCCCGAGCGCACCGAGCGGCTGCTGCTGGTCTCCTCCGGGGGACTGGGGCCCGAGGTCAGCCCGGTGATCCGGGCCATCACGACGCCGGGCTACCACCACGCGATGGGCGTGCTGACGATGCCGGGCGTGCGACACGTCGGCAAGGCCGGGCTGCACCTGCTTAAGGCGACCGGGTCGCGGCACACCCGCGACCTGGCCGAGGTGGCCGCGATCTACGAGACCTTCAAGGACCCCCACGCCCGGCACGCGATCCGGCACGTGGTCCGCGCCGTGGTCGACTGGCGCGGCCAGATCGTGACGATGGCCGACCGGGCGTACCTCACCGACGCGATGCCGATGGCGGTCATCTGGGGCCGCGACGACCAGGTCATCCCCGTGCGCCACGCCGCGAACGTCGCCGCCCTGGCCCCCAAGTCGCGTGTCGAGGTCCTGGACGAAGCCGGGCACTTCCCGCACAAGGACCACCCGGAGCGCTTCGCCCGCTCGGTCGACGAGTTCGTCCGCAGCACCCGGCCCGCGACCTACTCCCGGGCCAAGTGGCGGGCCCTGCTGCGCGGTGGCCTGGACGCCGCGCCGCCGCCGACGCTCACCAGCGTCGAGACCGCCTGA
- a CDS encoding AMP-binding protein, which yields MLENLALRAGNAAVSLKVLAGAGVIKPYSPVVLARLLTTLKGWGTGPAGGFATLALREPDRIGLVDELGCLTFDEIHRRSNALARALRARGVGEGDSVALMCRNHRGFVDATVGVAKLGADILYLNTAFAGPQLVEVLERESPVVVIHDEEFTDLLAEAHVEKRVVAWVDGDPDDLGGADVLERLIVGEDDHDLDPPSRHGGIVILTSGTTGTPKGAPRSEAGIDAAVSLLSRMPLRGGWRTHIAAPLFHTWGFAHFALAMLLGSTIVLRRSFDPEQCLRTTEEERCDSLVVIPVMIQRMLGLDQQVRSRYDLARVKVVAASGSALPGDLAVTWMDEFGDNLYNIYGSTEVAWASIATPQDLREAPSSAGRPPHATVVKILDEDDQEVPHGSSGRIFVGNGLLFEGYTGGGHKDMVEGLMSSGDVGRFGDDGRLYVEGRDDEMIVSGGENVFPQEVEGCLTDHADVAEAAAIGVDDEDFGKRLRAYVVLRDGASTGEDDLKAWVKKNLARYKVPREIIVIDELPRNATGKILKKDLADQDGSDDGSGEDGDT from the coding sequence GTGCTCGAGAACCTCGCCCTCCGTGCCGGCAACGCGGCCGTCAGCCTCAAGGTGCTGGCCGGTGCCGGCGTCATCAAGCCGTACTCGCCGGTGGTGCTCGCCCGGCTGCTCACCACCCTGAAGGGGTGGGGGACGGGCCCGGCGGGCGGCTTCGCCACGCTGGCCCTGCGCGAGCCTGACCGGATCGGGCTCGTCGACGAGCTCGGCTGCCTGACCTTCGACGAGATCCACCGCCGCTCCAACGCGCTGGCCCGCGCGCTGCGGGCCCGGGGCGTGGGGGAGGGCGACTCCGTCGCGCTGATGTGCCGCAACCACCGCGGCTTCGTCGACGCCACCGTGGGGGTGGCCAAGCTCGGGGCCGACATCCTCTACCTCAACACCGCCTTCGCGGGGCCCCAGCTGGTCGAGGTGCTCGAGCGGGAGAGCCCGGTCGTGGTGATCCACGACGAGGAGTTCACCGACCTGCTGGCCGAGGCGCACGTCGAGAAGCGGGTGGTGGCCTGGGTCGACGGCGACCCCGACGACCTCGGCGGCGCCGACGTGCTCGAGCGGCTCATCGTCGGCGAGGACGACCACGACCTCGACCCGCCGAGCCGGCACGGCGGCATCGTGATCCTGACCTCCGGCACCACCGGCACGCCGAAGGGCGCCCCGCGCTCCGAGGCGGGCATCGACGCCGCCGTGTCGCTGCTGAGCCGGATGCCGCTGCGCGGTGGGTGGCGCACCCACATCGCCGCCCCGCTCTTCCACACGTGGGGCTTCGCGCACTTCGCCCTGGCCATGCTGCTGGGCTCGACGATCGTGCTGCGCCGCTCCTTCGACCCCGAGCAGTGCCTGCGGACCACCGAGGAGGAGCGCTGCGACTCCCTGGTGGTCATCCCGGTGATGATCCAGCGGATGCTCGGTCTGGACCAGCAGGTCCGGTCCCGCTACGACCTGGCGCGGGTCAAGGTCGTCGCAGCCTCCGGCTCGGCCCTGCCCGGGGACCTGGCCGTGACCTGGATGGACGAGTTCGGCGACAACCTCTACAACATCTACGGATCGACCGAGGTGGCCTGGGCCTCCATCGCGACGCCGCAGGACCTCCGCGAGGCGCCGTCCTCGGCCGGTCGACCGCCGCACGCCACCGTGGTCAAGATCCTCGACGAGGACGACCAGGAGGTCCCGCACGGCAGCTCCGGGCGGATCTTCGTCGGCAACGGGCTGCTCTTCGAGGGCTACACCGGCGGCGGCCACAAGGACATGGTCGAGGGGCTCATGTCCAGCGGTGACGTGGGCCGCTTCGGCGACGACGGCCGGCTCTACGTCGAGGGCCGCGACGACGAGATGATCGTCTCCGGCGGGGAGAACGTGTTCCCGCAGGAGGTCGAGGGGTGCCTGACCGACCACGCCGACGTGGCGGAGGCCGCCGCGATCGGGGTGGACGACGAGGACTTCGGCAAGCGGCTCAGGGCGTACGTCGTCCTGCGCGACGGGGCGTCGACCGGCGAGGACGACCTCAAGGCCTGGGTGAAGAAGAACCTGGCCCGCTACAAGGTGCCGCGCGAGATCATCGTGATCGACGAGCTGCCGCGCAACGCGACCGGCAAGATCCTCAAGAAGGACCTGGCCGACCAGGACGGGTCCGACGACGGCAGCGGGGAGGACGGGGACACGTGA